Proteins from a single region of Coregonus clupeaformis isolate EN_2021a chromosome 19, ASM2061545v1, whole genome shotgun sequence:
- the LOC121532170 gene encoding BTB/POZ domain-containing protein kctd15-like: MSSVSVSSQEGRSMSRMSMSRSPVSPMNAQGIPSPAQLTKANAPVHIDVGGHMYTSSLGTLTKYPESRISRLFNGTEPIVLDSLKQHYFIDRDGDIFRYILSFLRTCKLLLPEDFKDFPQLYEEARYYQLTPMVRELERWLTEREGQKSRPCECLVVRVTPDLGERIALSGEKVLIEEIFPETGDVMCNSVNAGWNQDPTHVIRFPLNGYCRLNSVQVLERLFQKGFSVTASCGGGVDSSQFSEYVLCRELHRGQSIGTTTTIRIKQEPLD, translated from the exons ATGTCTTCTGTATCCGTGTCCTCCCAG GAGGGAAGGAGCATGTCCAGGATGTCTATGAGTCGTTCTCCAGTTTCTCCAATGAATGCCCAGGGCATCCCATCACCGGCCCAGCTGACTAAAGCCAATGCCCCGGTCCACATTGATGTGGGAGGACACATGTACACCAGCAGCCTGGGGACTCTCACTAAATACCCAGAGTCTAG AATCAGTCGTCTGTTTAATGGAACAGAGCCCATCGTATTGGACAGCTTGAAGCAGCACTACTTCATCGACAGGGATGGAGACATATTCAGATACATCCTCAGCTTCCTCAGGACCTGCAAACTACTACTCCCAGAGGACTTCAAG GACTTCCCCCAGCTATACGAGGAGGCTCGCTACTACCAGCTGACCCCCATGGTCCGCGAGCTGGAGCGCTGGCTGACAGAGCGGGAGGGCCAGAAGAGCCGGCCCTGCGAGTGCCTGGTGGTCCGAGTGACCCCTGACCTGGGTGAGAGAATTGCCCTCAGCGGGGAGAAGGTGCTCATTGAGGAGATCTTCCCCGAGACTGGAGACGTCATGTGTAACTCGGTGAACGCCGGTTGGAACCAGGACCCCACACATGTTATCCGGTTTCCGCTCAACGGCTACTGCAGGCTCAACTCAGTTCAG GTTCTGGAGAGGTTGTTCCAGAAGGGCTTCAGCGTGACGGCGTCGTGTGGCGGCGGAGTTGACTCCTCCCAGTTCAGCGAGTATGTCCTGTGTCGTGAGCTCCACAGGGGTCAGTCCATCGGCACCACCACCACTATCCGCATCAAACAGGAGCCTCTGGACTAG